One genomic region from Harpia harpyja isolate bHarHar1 chromosome 1, bHarHar1 primary haplotype, whole genome shotgun sequence encodes:
- the LOC128142214 gene encoding somatomedin-B and thrombospondin type-1 domain-containing protein-like, giving the protein MAGCPRWAALLALLALPALPRRANAGCAARGLCCPGRDPACLSVGWRPDGSHGPCYCDQACARTLDCCHDYAEACPVIPCVVSQWSVWSGCAEPCKTTYRVRRRHVIQEPRNGGEACPPLEERAGCVEYWTQQGTECKQSLIPALITTGGFGKARKKRAAADGNERAGYCVEFQLVAITPGCLQSHHSYTHWMQYLREGHTVCVECQHPALDSRSLHCYGDGSGSKKNQLLHWQAVGNAQCKGTWKRIRQLDSCSCPSVHSFLFI; this is encoded by the exons atGGCGGGGTGTCCCCGCTGGGCCGCCCTGCTGGCGCTGCTGGCCCTgccggccctgccccgccgcgccAACGCCGGCTGCGCCGCCCGCGGGCTCTGCTGCCCGGGCCGCGACCCGGCCTGCCTCAGCGTCGGCTGGCGGCCCGACGGCTCCCACGGGCCCTGCTACTGCGACCAGGCGTGCGCCCGCACCCTCGACTGCTGCCACGACTACGCTGAGGCCTGCCCAG TTATCCCCTGTGTCGTATCTCAGTGGAGTGTCTGGAGTGGCTGCGCAGAGCCTTGCAAGACAACGTATCGTGTTCGGAGGAGGCACGTCATCCAGGAGCCCAGGAATGGAGGAGAAGCATGCCCTCCTCTTGAGGAGAGGGCTGGCTGCGTGGAGTACTGGACTCAGCAAGGAACAGAGTGCAAACAGTCCCTGA TCCCAGCATTAATAACAACAGGAGGGTTTGGAAAAGCGAGGAAAAAAAGAGCTGCAGCTGATGGCAATGAAAGAGCAGG GTACTGTGTTGAATTCCAGCTTGTGGCTATCACGCCGGGCTGCTTGCAAAGCCACCACTCGTACACTCACTGGATGCAGTATCTCAGGGAGGGCCACACTGTCTGCGTGGAGTGTCAGCACCCGGCTTTAGACTCCAGAAGTCTACATTGTTATGGGGATGGCAGTGGAAGCAAAAA GAATCAGCTGTTGCACTGGCAGGCGGTAGGGAATGCTCAATGCAAGGGAACCTGGAAGAGAATTCGCCAGCTGGACTCTTGCTCTTGTCCTTCTGTTCACAGCTTCTTGTTCATCTAA